In the Synechococcus sp. MU1643 genome, GCGTCAGAGAGGACTGCTGCTCGGCCGTGTCCGTTGTTTTTCATGTTGATGGTTAGTTGTGCGTTGGTGTCAGTGTGGCATCGAAGAGTTACTAGGTGCAACCCCTACACTCAAAGGAAGAGGGCAGAGAGGAGCACTAAGCAAGTGCAGGCCAGATAGATCCGCTGGAGCTGGAGCTCTGCGATCTGGTCGTTCTGCGTGTCGAGGATCTCTGCGGTGTGAGAGATCACCTCGTCTTTGTTCAGTGTGTTGATGTTGGTCATGGTGTTGATGGTGGGTAGGTGATCAGATTTGGGAGGGCCGTTTGCCTTTGAACTCAGGCGTCTGCTTGTGCAGCGCGTAGGCGTTCCGGATCTCTGGGGTGGATGACTTAGTCAATGCTCCGATGCATCCCTGCACGGAACGTCTGATGGAGCTGGGTCCTAATGGCTTCTGCCACCTCCAGTCCTCCAGAGCCCGTTGGAATTGGACGGTGCCTAACCGAGTCATCGGATAGTCAGCCCGCTGTGGTCCTGGGTTTCTGGCCCAGAAGTCCTTGGCTCGTTGGTTGTCTGTCTTGTTGCGTGAAACCCACACGGAGCTGTGCTCCTTGCAGTAGGCGTTCACGTCTTCCTTGTACTGCTCTTGTGCTCGTTCGTATTGAGCGAGCTGCACTCGGTAGATGACGTTGTTGTGAATGGCTTTGTAAGCCGCCGGGATCTGAGGGAGTGTCAGAGCCGCAGCAATGACACCTAGGAAGGCTGTGTTGAGGTTGAGTTTCATGGTTGATGTTTGAGGTCTTAAAGGTCGATGGCTAAGTAGGTGTCCTCTCGGTTGAGGACCCCACGTAGGAGAAGGAGGTCTTCGATCTCTCTCAGTTCCGTCTCGACTGCACTCACCCGATTCATGTCGAGTGGGAATACAGGCGTTTCACGGATGAGCCGCTGTCGTCTGATCAGGAGGTTGATCGTGTCGTTCATGTGTGATGTTCATTTGTTTGTGGTGGTGACGTAGAGGTATGCGGGCTTGGTGCCGAAGTACCAGGGCAACCAACCGCACAGCCAGACGGTGCGTAGCTGTGGGTCGAAGTAGATGGATGCCGACTGATCCAGCGGGTCGTCTTCCTGGTAGGTGAGCTTCAGTGCTCCCTTGACCGGGTAAGTGCAGACGGTGAGCTTCACCTTGTCCTTGCCCTTGGCCAACTCTTCGAGCTGTGCAACTGGGGCTAGTCCTTCCCACCAGGTCAGTAGGAGCGGAGCGTGAAAGAACCACTGGCCGTCGTGCTTGAAGGCGGTGAAGGTGAAGGACGTTTTGCCCTTGGGTTGGATGGCGGATGTCAGCCACTTAGGGAGCATCCACCAGATGGCTGGTGTCTTCATTGGGGTCTGTGTGGCCCTGTGTGGGGCGATAGGTGGACTTGAAGGGGATTCATCCTGTTGCGGAGTGCAACCCCTATAGACAAGCTTTTAGGGGTCACTGAGCCTTGAAGAGGCCTCCTTGGTATCTGAACTCAGAGATGAGCTTGAGCAGCTCGTTGCTCTTTTTGAACCACTCACCCTTCACCCTGTTCTTGCGAAGCACCTTGTGCAGGTAGCCCTCAAAAGCTGCAGCTTCCTCCTCCGAGTCGGTGAAGGCAGCGGCCTCAAGGATGAGCGGATGGGGTGAGCCTGTCAGGTAGCTGTTCAGCCGTTTGCGGATGTTCTTCGAGAAGCCCACCTTGATGTGATCAGGGTCGTTGTTCCAACGGAAGAAGTAGACGCCAGGGGAAGACAGGTTGCCGACCTTTGAGGTGGGTGTTGTCAGTCCTGTGCTCAGCCTGTGCAGTCTTTCTTCTTTCAGCTTCTCCCGATGTCTGATCCTCTTGGTTGCTCCCTTGACGGACGGATGTCCCCGCCTATTGGCGGTTGCTCGTACGTGCTTTGCGCCTGATTTGAGTTTGATCTTGCTCATAGGTGGTGGGTGCCCTCCTTAGGGTTTGATGAGAGTTACCAAGTGCAACCCCCATAGTCGTTTGATTTGACCTCGCTGGCGGCGTGTTCGTGTTTATCCGGCGAAGTGCCGGCACCATTGAGGCGAATACCAAGGAGAGGTCTCGAACCTCTCTGCCCAGCTGGCTGGGTCTTGGTTGTCCCTTTATCGATGGGACTTCGACGGGGCTGATGCCTTCTGTCAGTGACCTTCGCGATCTGTGTCGGTGGTTTCTCCTGATGAGCGGCGTCCTCGCCCCTATTCACATAACCAGGGGGATCGGGTCTCCAATGCCCTTATCGGCCACTCCCGTCGAAGTGGTTATCCCTCACGCGATCACGGCCTGGACGAGGCGCAGGCTGCGCGGAGGGCTCCCTGGGCCCTACCCCTGGTTATTTCCAACCCTCGCTCCCGGACTCTTTGTCCTGCCTCTGCCGAGCATCCCCCGGGTAGTTCTTCCGTTCCCCCGGGTTCTACCTCCGGCTCTACTCAGGGGTTATTCCCCCCGGGCCTTTGGGTCTTGTTTGTATCCCGTCTGTAGTGTGACTTTGGATATACCCAATATGACCCCCTATGGGTAAGAGTGCAACCCCTTTGCACAAAGATGAGCAGGAATACCTAGCGCGGTAAGTCACGCTGTGCTCCCTTGATGCCTGGACTGGCGAGCGAGGAAAGGCAGCCCGTCGTCGTTGGAAGTGCTCCTAGCGAGAGGAGCTACAGCACCCACACCACGCCTTCTTGGCTCGTCGGTACTTGTCCGCTATCCGTACCCAGTCACCACATCCCTCACATCGGAGGTACTTGGGCGGATAGACCCGAGGACCGATGAAGTTCTGAGGTTCTGCCACTGGTGGTGGGTCAATGAGATCCCACTCTTCGTCGGTGACCTCCTGGCATAGGAAGTCTCCGAAGGACATGCCTGGCCAGATCCTCAGTGGCGTCATCTTGTTGGCATCCAGAAGTATCGAAGCTTGCGCTGCATCAGCTCATCTTCACGATCACACTGCAGCCGCCAGAACTCCTTGCGGAACTGGTCACGCCTTGACTCCCATTGCAGTTGAGCTCCCTTGATCTGCTCGGGTGGGTATTGGCTCTCCACCTCTGTGAGCTTCTCTTGCAGGAAGTCGTTGACCACCCAGAAGTTCTGACCGGTGGCTGCATAGAGGCGACACAACGTATTGACCAGAGTTGAAAGGTCACTCCATGTGGAGTTCATCGTGGTCAGGGTTGCTTTGCCCATGTACTCCACTCGATTGCACATGCGACCGAGCATCCACTTCTGCCCGTTGATGTCGTTGCCGGGAGCTTCGGAGAGGGTGACGAGAAAGAGTTCAGCCATAACTAGATAGGTGAGAGAGGTGGGTAGTGGACCTGACAGGCGTGAAAGGTTGAGGCCGCTTGTTGGTTCGTGATCTGTTTGCTTGCAACTGCAAAGAGGAGGCGATCACCAACAGCTGCGCATCTCGGATGGATAGGTGGAGCCAAGGTGATGGCTCCCGTGGATAGGAGGGCGATGAGAGGTGACATTGACCATCAGTTGGTTGAGAACTTCTTGATCAGTCCCTCGAAGAAGTCAGAGGTGAATGACTGGCTGCCCGCTTGGCGTGCAACTACCTCGCCGTCTTCGAAGGCCACGAGTGTTGGGGTTGCAACTACGCCGCTGTCTTTGGCGAAGTCCGTCCACTCACCACAGCACTTGGAGTCGGTGATGGTGATGACGTCTGACCAGCCTTCAACCTTGGAGAGCTGACCCTTCACGTATTGGCAGGGCCTGCAACCTTCTTGAACGAAGAGGTGGATCTGTGGGGTGGCTTTGTTCTGGATGTTCACAGCTGGTTGACCTTGATTTGGTTGACGCTGAATGCGGTGAGGTAGGCGAGGACCTTCGTCTTGTCCCCATCGATGACTGCCTGGTTGAAGGCGTCGATCACTTCGCTGGGTGCAAACTCCTGAGCAAAGGCGGCCAGCTCTTGGAAGCGGTCAGCACCTCCGATGGCTTCGTGAATGAAGGCGACGTCTGATTCGTTCATTGATCAGGCCCCCACCTTTTGGACTTGCCACCACTTGGTGGGTGGTCCATCTGTCACCTCGACGTAGCTCCGAAGCTGTGTCTGACGGATGGCGTGACGAGGGTCGGGCTGTGCCGGCACCTTGATCTGTGCATCGTCGAGTTGGTCCTGGTACTTGTCTCGCTTGAGTGCTGCTTCGACAAGCTCGGCACACATGGCAGAGGCAGACCGGCGGTTGTGCTTGGCCAGGGTCATGACGTCGGCGTAGACGTCGGGCTGGAGGAGGACTTGGACGCGATCGAGGCTGGTAGGCATGGCTAGTAAGTGCAGTCGGTGGAGTTGATGAGAGGTGTAAGGTGCAACCCTTACGGGCAATCAAGAAGCGGGCATCAGGTCTGTGATGTCGGCCACTTCGCAGAGGTGAGTCATGAAGTCTTCGACTTGGTCTTGGCTCATGAAGCGGACCATCTCTTGGAAGGTCAGCTCGTAGTCCAGCTGATCAGCGATGTTCAGCAGGAGTGAGCGGGACTGGGAAGGTGTGCGGGTCATGGGTGGGTTCGCTCCCTTGATGTCTTCATTGTGTACCCAGAGTGCAACCCCTGTCAACACCCTTGCTCGGATCAGTATCTTGAGGGTGTCTTGCGATGCCCCCCGCTGTGCCCGTCAACCCAGTGAGAACCAAGCGGGTGGCAGTGAACATCCCCATGGCCCTCTACGAAGAGGCCGCTGCACTTGCCAGTCATGACCGGCGAACCATCAGCCAGTGGTTCCGTGTGGCTGTTGAAGACGCCATCAAGAACCAGAAGAAGCAGCTGCGTGAAGAGGGAGTCGAACTACCTGAGCCGGCACCTACCTCTGATGAGGGCCGGGTCACCTCCAGTGAGAGCGAGGCAGTGCAGGCAGCACTGAAGGCCAACCCAGAAGACAAGCTCCTCAAGCTGGCTGCCGATGACATCGACGCCTTGGGTGGTGTGAAGAAGGAGAAGCTTCAGAAGCTCAAGCTGCTGATGGAGCTGCTGGATTCCTGAACGTCCCGT is a window encoding:
- a CDS encoding MADF domain-containing protein produces the protein MAELFLVTLSEAPGNDINGQKWMLGRMCNRVEYMGKATLTTMNSTWSDLSTLVNTLCRLYAATGQNFWVVNDFLQEKLTEVESQYPPEQIKGAQLQWESRRDQFRKEFWRLQCDREDELMQRKLRYFWMPTR
- a CDS encoding GIY-YIG nuclease family protein, translating into MSKIKLKSGAKHVRATANRRGHPSVKGATKRIRHREKLKEERLHRLSTGLTTPTSKVGNLSSPGVYFFRWNNDPDHIKVGFSKNIRKRLNSYLTGSPHPLILEAAAFTDSEEEAAAFEGYLHKVLRKNRVKGEWFKKSNELLKLISEFRYQGGLFKAQ